TTTCGCCAGGTGTCGCGAAGTACCAAAGTAGCTTGCCGTTGTTGCGGTTAAGGGCATAAATGCCGTTGAAACTCACATTTAGGCCTCGCGCTGAAGCCGATGGATTGTGGGCATAGCGCAGGACATTGGCGAAGTTGAAGGCTACGCTGCCGGCGGATAGGTATACCGTATTTCCAATAACCAATGGGTTGCCCATCAAATTATTACCGACAGGACTCGCGCGCCAGATGAGTTTCCCGGTTTTTGCGTTAACCGCATATGCAAACATATCATCGCTTTCCGCATAGACCACGCCATCAACCACCGATGGCCCCAGTGCGTTTCCATAGAACTGGGTTTGTGTTACGGATGCTTCCGCCGCGCCATAGGTCTTACTCCCGAACGGCGGGTTTGCCAGAGGCCATGCGCGGGCCTCCGGGAACAACCAGGATACGCCGTTCTTTATCCATTCCGGCGCATCGTCAGGGACCGGAAATGCAGCATTGTGGGCGGGATTCGCGTATGCGTGTGTCCATTCGGATGGGCCGACACCGGCATCCACGCCAGATGGTGCGTTTTCCGGGTGAGATACCGTTCGATAAGGCCCGGTTGAATCCATTGGAACAGCAACAGAGGCGGGCGCCAATGGCACCCAGCCAAAGAGGGCCAGCAACAATGACGATAAAAGAATTTTGTTATGTGGACCATGGTTACGTACAATACTTGGCATATCAGGTCTCCAATCCATTTGGTGAGATACAACGTACTCGGTCATCCGCTTCGCTTTTTCAACATGTGTTTCCACTTTAGTCATTTCCATAAACGATATTCACAGATTCAGAATGCTCGCTTCTATGACACAATCAGCGTTATATTTCTGGATACAGTCCGCTTATGATATTCAATGAATAAATGAAAATTGGAATCACGCGGCAGCATGAGATGTGCCATGCACTTGGCAACCTACAGAGTATTTGTCCCGATAAATAGTCCATTGCCATCCCAAGCATGCGGCCGCGGCCTACATACTGCATGTATTGTGCCAATCGCATAACGATCGCAGGATGCTGTATTATCTTGTTATTCTTGCAGCGTGAGTTATCCGGAAGGCGTGGGGAAGGGCCAAACGGCACAGGTCGACCGTGAAGTTGGCCAGAAAGGGCCAACGAGCGCGTATTTCGGCCCCATTTGACCTGGCCAAGTAACGGACCAGGCTAGCGCCTCTCTCGAAATTATAGCTTCTCGCCGCCCGGCACATCTTCACGGTCGGCGACCAGCCCAAGATTTTTCATGCGGGTCCGCAGTTGCTTACGGCTGATGCCAAGCAACCGCGCGGCCTGACTCTTGTTGGACTGCGCTTTGTTCAGGGCCGACACGACTGCCTCGCGCTCTACGGCGTGGAGATCATAAGTCCCCCCAAAGGAGCCTATTCTCTCTGTTTCCGTGGTGCGCATCTCGTTCGGGAGACCGGCGGCCAGTATGGTGCCCCCCCGATTCAGCACCACCAAACGCTCGACGATATTCTCGAGCTGGCGAATGTTGCCGGGCCACGAATAGGCCTCCATGGCAGCTAACGCTGCAGCCGCGATGTCTACTTCAGGCCGCCCCAGCTCTGTGCACACACGCCGCAAAAAATGATGGACGAGGGGCGCGATATCCTCCCGCCGTTCCCGCAGCGGCGGGATGTGCAACGGGATGACATTCAACCGATAATACAGGTCTTCCCGAAAACTGCCTGCCTCCACCGCCTTGGCGAGGTCCACATGGGTTGCAGCGATGATACGGGCCGCGAGGCGCAGGGGTTGATTCCCGCCGAGGCGAGTATATTCCCGCTCCTGCAAGGTGCGTAACAACTTGACCTGCATCGCCAGGGGCATGTCACCCACTTCGTCCAGAAAGAGGGTTCCGGAGCCCGCCATTTCCAATTTCCCTGCCTGAGACCGCACCGCACCGGTGAAGGCGCCTTTCTCGTGACCGAAAATTTCGCTTTCCACCAGATCCAGGGGAACGGCACCACAGTTGAATGCAAGAAAAGGCGCATGGGCACGGGGGGACGCCACATGCAACCCCCTGGCAACCAGCTCTTTGCCGGTTCCTGACTCTCCGGTAATCAGCACATTGGAAGGGGCGGGCGCGACGAGATGGATCATCTCCAGAATCTCGCGTGTGCCTGGACTCTCCCCGATAATGCCGTGGCGCGGCAAGTCCTGGCTGCGTGGCGGGTTGGTGTGACCCCGGCAACTCAATGCCTGGCGAATGATGGCGACGAGTTCCCCTTCATCCACCGGCTTGGTCAGGTAATGCTCCGCCCCCGCCTTGATCGCCTGCACAGCCTGTTCGATTTCACCGTAGGCCGTGGCAATCAGCACAGGTACTCTGGGCCAGCGCTCCTTGATGCGTGCCAGCAATTCGGTACCGCTCATCCCTGGCAGGCGCTGGTCTGTGAGGACCAGGACAGGGAGTTCCCTGGCCATGACGGCCAGGGCGTCCTCCGCGCTTTCTGTTTGTGTAGTCGAGAAGCCCTCAGCCTCCAGGATGGCCGCGAGTACGCTACGCAGATTTTTTTCGTCCTCGACGATGAGAATTTTCTGGGATCGCATGCCAATAATCTTTTCGATACCCTTAAAGGATGATGGGTGGATCATCGGCCGGGACCCTGCGGAGGTAAACAAAGTGCGAACTCGGCTCCGACTTCCCGATGGCGCAATTCCACTTGCCCGTCGTGGACCATCATGATTTTCGTGACCACCGCCAGACCAAGGCCGCCGCCCTTCGCCTTCCCTGTCACGTAAGGCTTGAAAATGTCATTGGCCCGCTCCGGCGGCACCCCTGGGCCATTGTCCACGACCCCGGCCACAAACTGCCCGTTTTCTTCGCGCCGACCGTATAACGTAATGCAGCCACCGTGGTTCGGCAGGGCTTCGACGGCGTTGAGCAACAAGTTGCTGATAGCCTGTTCAAACAACTGCGGATCGGCGACGACCTGCAGAGACGGCGGGCAATTTATAGTAAGAGTAATTTGTTTGGCCTCCAGATCCGTCGCGTGCCTTTTGCTGCTGCGTAAGAGCAAGTCCAGCGCGGGCACTTCTGTGAGATCTATATGATAAGGACGCCCGAAATCGAGAAATCCCTGGGTCATATCATACAGTCGCTGAACCTCCTCTTCTATGATATTGATAAATTCTTGCCGGTTCACCGGCTGCTCGTAGCGGACCAGGTATCGCGCCGCACCGCGTAAGGAGGAAAGCGCGTTGCGGATCTCGTGCGCCACCTGGGCTGACATCTCTCCAATCGTCGCCATGCATTGCATCGCCTGTTGTCTCCGGTGTAACTGTTCGAGTTCCAACAGATATTGCTGCAACCGCTGTTCCAGCCTCTTGAAACCTTCCTCCAGGCGGGTTATCTCGTCGCCATCCGCCGGAATGGGAGAATATTGCGGGAAACCGTCCACATGGAGCCGCGACTCCACATCCGCCATCTGCTGCGAGAGACGCCGAATGGGGCGAGTAAACGTGTTGCTAATGAGAGAGGCACCGATGAGACCCATGAAAGCCGTGATCATGCCAAGAAAGGAAAGACGCCTGATCGCAAGGTCCATTCGGGTATCCACTACGCTTTGGATCACGTCATTATTGGCCCGCAGGCTGACATAGCCGAGGATATGCGATCCGGCACGGATAGGAGCCGTAAACTCCTCGTGCCCCGGGTTTGTCGGCACCAGGCCTTGCCGACCGATCGCCGTTGACTGTGTGCTTGCGACTGTCAGACCCTGCGGATCGGTTATGATTGCGCGGCGGATCAGCGGGTTATTCTCGACCTGTTCAACCAGTTTAAGCAGCGTGCTGCTGTTTCCGGATAACAGAGGATCAGCGGCATCGCGGGCAAGTCCTCGGCTGAGATGGATGACCCTACTATGAATCTGTTTTTCCATATTTTGTTCGACCGCGGTGTAGAGAAACAGCACGATCATTCCATAGATGCCGGCAATGAGCATAAGCACAAAGATGATACTTTTGGAACGCACGCTCAGATGGCGCCATAAATGAATGGCAAAGGAGTGACTAAGGTGTGCTGTCAATAGTGAATCCTCATGTTTCAGTCATGTCAGTAGCACCCCAAATCCAGCGCATACGATGCGTATTCCATGCCATTCGGCCGGGGCGGGCGGAGTGTAATGACCGTGGTAAAAGGACGTTACGCCGACTGGGGCGACGGGGTCAACCGCCGCTTCTTCCGCATGAATTCTCCGTCGTTAGTTAGCCTGTAGGCGTTGTAGATCAGACGATCCAGAACATGGAATCGGTGGCCGGATCGCCGTGGAGTCAGTGGCCGGATGCGGCCGGAATACGCAATTTTGAATAAATAGCTTCAATCAACGCCCGCCCGGGCGCGTGGCCGTGTGGGATGGTGACCCTGATCGCCATCCCTGCAGGGCCTTTTTTGCCCCGCCTTCAACGCAGGCTTTGATGCGCAGTTTGGGCAGTATCTTCAATAATCAAGGAAGGGGTTGACCATAATCCGTTTTTATAGTCATATATGGACATTATGGGGTTATAGATTAATTAGATGATAAGTATATGCTAACGCGGGGGTGGAGATAGATGGTCCAACTTAGCTACACAAAAACAGCCGGCAAGATGGTGGCCTTGGTATCTGTCGTGTTTACCGGTATGGGCGCGATGCTTTTCGACACAATTGCTTATGGAGCGGCAAGTGCACCGAATAGCGAGGTTGTGGCTGCCACCGCTTCTTCGACCACGGCCGTTACGGTTCCAACGCAGTCCGTGGCGAATGCACAGAATACGACGGGTACCAACGCGACCGGCATTCCGCAACCGGTAAGCACTACCTGTATGGCATGTCACGGAATGACTGGAATATCTCCCAGTGGATCAATGTTTCCAGACTTGGCTGGTCAATGGTCTCCTTATTTGGTCAAACAACTCAACAACTTTAGAAGTCATACCCGTGCGGATCCCATGGCAAAGGCTATTATGTGGGGCATGGCCGCGTCGCTAACGCCGGCACAGGTGCAACAGGTAGCAAATTACTTCTCTACTCAGACTCCACCGAAAGCAAAAATGGCAAACGCTAAACTAGCGGCAGAAGGAAAGAAGATATATGAAGGTGGAATATCTAACCTTCATGTGCCTGCATGTATGGCATGCCACGGTCCAACCGGTCTAGGTGACCCGCCTTACTTTCCTCGCTTGGCAGGTCAACGGCGAGCCTACGTAGAATTGCAACTGCATTATTTCAAAAAAGGCCTCAGAACCAATGATCCGCATGCCATCATGCGATACGTCGCCTCGCGGCTAACGGCGCCGCAGATTACGGAGTTGGCAACCTATGTACGCAGTTTGCCTGGAGGTGCTAATGAATAATTATGTACCAGTTGATGGCTTGCTGAACGGGCGTGTAATCATTGTTACAGGAGCCGGGGAAGGGATT
This sequence is a window from Acidithiobacillus ferridurans. Protein-coding genes within it:
- a CDS encoding c-type cytochrome; protein product: MVQLSYTKTAGKMVALVSVVFTGMGAMLFDTIAYGAASAPNSEVVAATASSTTAVTVPTQSVANAQNTTGTNATGIPQPVSTTCMACHGMTGISPSGSMFPDLAGQWSPYLVKQLNNFRSHTRADPMAKAIMWGMAASLTPAQVQQVANYFSTQTPPKAKMANAKLAAEGKKIYEGGISNLHVPACMACHGPTGLGDPPYFPRLAGQRRAYVELQLHYFKKGLRTNDPHAIMRYVASRLTAPQITELATYVRSLPGGANE
- a CDS encoding sigma-54-dependent transcriptional regulator codes for the protein MRSQKILIVEDEKNLRSVLAAILEAEGFSTTQTESAEDALAVMARELPVLVLTDQRLPGMSGTELLARIKERWPRVPVLIATAYGEIEQAVQAIKAGAEHYLTKPVDEGELVAIIRQALSCRGHTNPPRSQDLPRHGIIGESPGTREILEMIHLVAPAPSNVLITGESGTGKELVARGLHVASPRAHAPFLAFNCGAVPLDLVESEIFGHEKGAFTGAVRSQAGKLEMAGSGTLFLDEVGDMPLAMQVKLLRTLQEREYTRLGGNQPLRLAARIIAATHVDLAKAVEAGSFREDLYYRLNVIPLHIPPLRERREDIAPLVHHFLRRVCTELGRPEVDIAAAALAAMEAYSWPGNIRQLENIVERLVVLNRGGTILAAGLPNEMRTTETERIGSFGGTYDLHAVEREAVVSALNKAQSNKSQAARLLGISRKQLRTRMKNLGLVADREDVPGGEKL
- a CDS encoding outer membrane protein assembly factor BamB family protein, giving the protein MEMTKVETHVEKAKRMTEYVVSHQMDWRPDMPSIVRNHGPHNKILLSSLLLALFGWVPLAPASVAVPMDSTGPYRTVSHPENAPSGVDAGVGPSEWTHAYANPAHNAAFPVPDDAPEWIKNGVSWLFPEARAWPLANPPFGSKTYGAAEASVTQTQFYGNALGPSVVDGVVYAESDDMFAYAVNAKTGKLIWRASPVGNNLMGNPLVIGNTVYLSAGSVAFNFANVLRYAHNPSASARGLNVSFNGIYALNRNNGKLLWYFATPGETMATPAYDNNTLFIADGAGNAFGINATTGKQVWKTHVGGMDNMSSVTAYRHNIYFAMAIKPYLYCLNESNGHIVWKGTIPGASNTGIGDVSPAAADGVVVLDATTKPQANKKAMFSNVIRAFDAKTGAVLWTRNMGSGGKIPAFKGGVPMIHNNIVYVGNPVASTYQAYELKTGKLLWTWHVPTKVAAGAGRSAPTYYNGLLYITTGQYLFVVNPVTGKELHQHHIGGQFGIESPVIVGGTVYLTNSWDWIMAIPLKTISHSS
- a CDS encoding sensor histidine kinase — encoded protein: MTAHLSHSFAIHLWRHLSVRSKSIIFVLMLIAGIYGMIVLFLYTAVEQNMEKQIHSRVIHLSRGLARDAADPLLSGNSSTLLKLVEQVENNPLIRRAIITDPQGLTVASTQSTAIGRQGLVPTNPGHEEFTAPIRAGSHILGYVSLRANNDVIQSVVDTRMDLAIRRLSFLGMITAFMGLIGASLISNTFTRPIRRLSQQMADVESRLHVDGFPQYSPIPADGDEITRLEEGFKRLEQRLQQYLLELEQLHRRQQAMQCMATIGEMSAQVAHEIRNALSSLRGAARYLVRYEQPVNRQEFINIIEEEVQRLYDMTQGFLDFGRPYHIDLTEVPALDLLLRSSKRHATDLEAKQITLTINCPPSLQVVADPQLFEQAISNLLLNAVEALPNHGGCITLYGRREENGQFVAGVVDNGPGVPPERANDIFKPYVTGKAKGGGLGLAVVTKIMMVHDGQVELRHREVGAEFALCLPPQGPGR